One segment of Stenotrophomonas sp. SAU14A_NAIMI4_8 DNA contains the following:
- a CDS encoding cyclin-dependent kinase inhibitor 3 family protein: protein MIKTSQSHPLQIAELPIGNNGGAVGITFAPGKQQANARTGSWNRDIDTDLATICSWGASHLVSLIEPWEFEELQISELPNRATLFGLQWHGLPIADGAAPDAGFLLAWSTLGPSLSKALLGGKKVVIHCKGGLGRAGTVACMLLIDSGAITTQNDVIREVRRVRPGALETLEQENFVLNWGTKF from the coding sequence ATGATCAAGACCAGTCAATCGCACCCTCTGCAGATCGCCGAACTTCCGATAGGGAACAATGGTGGCGCCGTGGGCATCACATTCGCGCCCGGAAAACAACAAGCGAACGCCAGGACCGGTTCTTGGAACCGAGACATTGATACCGATCTAGCGACAATTTGCTCTTGGGGAGCGAGCCATCTTGTGTCACTGATTGAGCCTTGGGAGTTCGAGGAGTTGCAGATCTCAGAGCTACCAAATCGCGCCACTCTCTTCGGCCTTCAATGGCATGGTCTCCCAATTGCGGACGGCGCGGCGCCCGATGCGGGCTTTCTTCTCGCATGGTCGACCCTAGGCCCCTCGCTGTCAAAGGCCCTACTAGGTGGGAAAAAGGTGGTCATTCATTGCAAAGGCGGGCTAGGTAGAGCCGGCACGGTCGCCTGCATGCTGCTCATTGACAGCGGGGCCATTACCACTCAAAACGATGTCATACGCGAAGTACGCCGCGTCCGCCCCGGAGCACTAGAGACCCTAGAGCAGGAGAACTTCGTTCTCAACTGGGGAACCAAATTTTGA
- a CDS encoding PIN domain-containing protein, whose amino-acid sequence MAVANARRLFVDANIWIAWGQGFAKAEATTLTELINHGLVKLVSTDLTLMEIAKRFRNNDIAALDPLIKADLKHAARQYLQLEIPGFDRDKLRVQIFNHHLQKVKLAMFSQFQAEVRSIDNVKPSHVLEQYTHGTGLFGPSGKKDQFPDAFIFAAVSGDVSAEKPLIVWSQDGDFAIACEESGHITRVTSMPQLLDALGIKREDDAIQELFDSQPELFLTALQEELMGYSIDADDVPDANVELLEVLDVISINVTSVYRAGEGEGKYIGFGKCEVRAQVEFNHPDWDSAIYDSEDKVLIPLHSVEGETELDLGPYSFTFLADIVDGQVAQIHECDMKERWGLRGSLLQDRGYF is encoded by the coding sequence ATGGCAGTCGCAAATGCTCGTCGTCTATTCGTAGATGCCAATATCTGGATCGCTTGGGGCCAAGGTTTCGCGAAGGCGGAAGCGACGACGCTGACTGAGCTGATCAATCACGGCTTGGTCAAGCTGGTGTCCACCGACCTGACCCTGATGGAGATCGCCAAGCGCTTCAGAAACAACGATATCGCCGCTTTGGACCCACTGATCAAAGCCGACCTCAAGCATGCCGCCCGTCAGTACCTCCAGCTAGAAATCCCTGGCTTTGATCGCGACAAACTGAGGGTTCAGATCTTTAATCACCATCTGCAAAAAGTGAAGTTGGCAATGTTCTCTCAGTTCCAAGCTGAGGTGCGAAGCATCGACAACGTGAAGCCGTCTCACGTTCTTGAGCAATACACCCATGGGACAGGTCTCTTCGGCCCATCTGGCAAGAAAGACCAGTTCCCAGATGCGTTCATCTTTGCTGCAGTCTCCGGCGATGTGAGCGCTGAAAAGCCCCTAATCGTATGGTCTCAGGATGGAGACTTTGCCATCGCCTGTGAGGAGTCCGGGCACATCACACGCGTTACATCCATGCCTCAGCTATTGGATGCCCTAGGTATCAAGCGTGAGGATGACGCCATCCAAGAGCTATTTGATAGCCAGCCAGAACTGTTCCTGACTGCATTGCAAGAAGAACTAATGGGCTACTCCATTGATGCCGATGACGTCCCAGACGCAAATGTCGAGCTGCTAGAGGTTTTGGACGTGATAAGCATCAACGTCACCTCGGTCTATCGAGCGGGTGAAGGAGAAGGCAAGTACATTGGGTTCGGCAAGTGCGAAGTGCGCGCTCAAGTGGAATTTAACCATCCCGACTGGGATTCGGCGATCTATGACAGCGAGGACAAGGTGCTCATCCCCTTGCACTCAGTCGAAGGCGAAACTGAGCTTGACCTTGGGCCCTACAGCTTCACCTTCCTGGCCGACATCGTCGACGGTCAGGTTGCTCAGATCCACGAGTGCGATATGAAAGAGCGCTGGGGCTTGCGTGGATCCTTGCTTCAGGATCGAGGCTACTTCTAA
- a CDS encoding VOC family protein — translation MSEAGALLGIHHAALICSDYARSKEFYVRVLGLRVLAENHRPARDSWKLDLALPDGGQLELFSFPAPPPRPSRPEAQGLRHLAFRVAALEPFIQRLADHGVACEPIRVDEYTGARFTFFVDPDGLPLELYEVV, via the coding sequence ATGAGCGAGGCCGGCGCACTGCTGGGCATCCACCATGCGGCGCTGATCTGCAGCGACTACGCGCGTTCGAAGGAGTTCTACGTGCGCGTGCTGGGCCTGCGCGTGCTGGCCGAAAACCACCGTCCCGCACGCGACTCGTGGAAGTTGGACCTGGCCCTGCCCGACGGTGGACAGCTGGAACTGTTCTCGTTCCCCGCACCGCCACCGCGGCCCAGCCGGCCCGAAGCACAGGGCCTGCGCCATCTGGCCTTCCGGGTGGCCGCACTGGAACCGTTCATCCAGCGCCTGGCCGACCACGGCGTGGCCTGCGAACCGATCCGCGTGGACGAATACACCGGCGCCCGCTTCACCTTCTTCGTCGACCCCGACGGCCTGCCGCTGGAACTGTACGAAGTCGTCTGA
- a CDS encoding fimbria/pilus chaperone family protein translates to MSQPTLGVKQHADAAITLISPMMPSSRKNIRPTLSTVPTRLGALVLGLCTLACPAVHANGLRLETSVIVVEAQDGEGVIAVKNTDSKAVLLHSEVVNVPEDTSPLLLVTPPITRVDAGNTQMVRFLLKPNQTLTTERLKRATFEGIPQTAPNKVQVNIRQNIPVIIRPAGLARNGQPWKLLQWTHTADGIAVRNTGPYVVRMSQELTLQPGEIPAKLPRTYILPGESVALSSSSDLRAARGVRYTPATLNGYFADPVDADVQAGPPRVDLAPAAQ, encoded by the coding sequence ATGAGCCAGCCGACACTGGGCGTCAAGCAACATGCAGACGCCGCCATTACCTTGATCAGCCCTATGATGCCCTCCTCCCGCAAGAACATACGCCCTACTCTGTCCACTGTGCCGACTAGGCTGGGCGCGCTCGTGCTCGGCCTGTGTACCCTGGCCTGCCCTGCCGTCCACGCCAATGGACTGCGCCTGGAAACCTCGGTGATCGTGGTGGAAGCGCAGGACGGTGAAGGCGTCATCGCGGTGAAAAATACCGATAGCAAGGCCGTGCTGCTGCATTCAGAGGTGGTCAATGTACCCGAAGACACCTCGCCGCTGCTGCTGGTGACACCGCCGATCACCCGTGTGGATGCCGGCAATACGCAGATGGTGCGGTTCTTGCTGAAGCCCAACCAGACACTGACCACCGAGCGACTCAAGCGCGCCACCTTCGAAGGCATTCCGCAGACCGCCCCGAACAAGGTGCAGGTCAACATCCGCCAGAACATTCCTGTGATCATCCGCCCGGCCGGGCTGGCCAGAAACGGCCAGCCGTGGAAGCTGCTGCAATGGACCCACACCGCGGACGGGATCGCGGTGCGCAATACCGGGCCCTACGTAGTGAGGATGTCGCAAGAGTTGACCCTCCAACCCGGTGAAATACCCGCCAAACTGCCTCGCACCTATATCCTCCCGGGGGAATCGGTAGCCCTGTCCAGCAGCAGCGACCTGCGTGCGGCGCGCGGCGTGCGCTACACACCAGCAACGCTCAACGGCTACTTCGCCGACCCGGTCGACGCCGACGTGCAGGCCGGACCACCGCGCGTGGACCTCGCGCCGGCAGCACAATAA
- a CDS encoding NIF family HAD-type phosphatase — protein MNFKAPVDQYSRWIFRSNELMPQLSQRLQPSILALDLEGTLISNAVSQIPRPGLLRFLGEIKDIFSQLVLFTTVPEPQVRNILSLLAEEGEIPDWFKYSNYIQCLGSTKDLLLVSPLLGTALLLDDHQSYIHPGQEKFWIKAPLFASPYSPHDDGLEVALTRIRRKVSMLSEGRVLER, from the coding sequence GTGAACTTTAAGGCTCCAGTTGATCAGTACAGCAGATGGATCTTTAGGAGCAACGAACTCATGCCCCAACTCTCTCAACGGCTTCAGCCTTCCATACTTGCACTTGATCTCGAGGGGACACTGATATCCAACGCCGTAAGTCAGATACCTAGACCTGGCCTTCTTCGGTTCCTGGGTGAGATCAAGGATATTTTTAGCCAGTTGGTATTGTTCACAACCGTGCCGGAGCCACAAGTCAGGAATATTCTCTCGCTCCTTGCGGAAGAAGGGGAAATACCGGACTGGTTCAAGTACTCCAATTACATCCAGTGCTTGGGGAGCACGAAGGATCTCCTCTTGGTTTCCCCCCTCCTCGGCACAGCACTTCTTTTGGATGACCACCAATCCTATATTCATCCCGGGCAGGAGAAGTTCTGGATCAAGGCGCCTCTGTTCGCGTCCCCCTACTCTCCCCACGACGATGGGCTTGAAGTTGCCCTGACACGAATTCGAAGGAAAGTATCGATGCTATCTGAAGGCCGCGTCCTCGAGCGCTAG
- a CDS encoding queuosine precursor transporter, with amino-acid sequence MSEPAQPTPHARPLQDRAVLLFIVLATFFCGNAVLAELIGVKIFALEDTLGINPLNWNLFGQTGSLSFTAGTLLWPVVFIMTDTINEFFGKRGVRFISWLAVVLIAYGFLFAFAAISLAPASWWVTSMNAHGVPDYQAAFAAVFGQGMWTIAGSLVAFLVGQLIDVAVFHRIRRATGERHVWLRATGSTAVSQLVDSFVVIWIAFVLGPQHWPTSLFLAVSSVNYVYKMGFAIALIPLLYLMRRAITRYLGPQRAADLRAAAAAD; translated from the coding sequence GTGAGCGAGCCGGCGCAGCCCACCCCGCATGCACGGCCGCTGCAGGACCGCGCGGTCCTGCTGTTCATCGTGCTGGCCACGTTCTTCTGCGGCAACGCGGTGCTGGCCGAACTGATCGGGGTGAAGATCTTCGCGCTGGAAGACACGCTGGGCATCAACCCGCTGAACTGGAACCTGTTCGGCCAGACCGGCTCGCTCAGTTTCACCGCCGGTACGCTGCTGTGGCCGGTGGTGTTCATCATGACCGACACCATCAACGAGTTCTTCGGCAAGCGCGGCGTGCGCTTCATCTCGTGGCTGGCGGTGGTGCTGATCGCCTACGGCTTCCTGTTTGCCTTTGCCGCCATCTCGCTGGCCCCGGCCAGCTGGTGGGTCACCTCGATGAACGCCCACGGCGTGCCGGACTACCAGGCCGCCTTCGCGGCGGTGTTCGGCCAGGGCATGTGGACCATTGCTGGTTCGCTGGTGGCCTTCCTGGTTGGCCAGCTGATCGACGTGGCCGTGTTCCACCGCATCCGCCGGGCCACCGGCGAACGCCATGTGTGGCTGCGCGCCACCGGCTCCACGGCGGTGTCGCAGCTGGTGGACAGCTTCGTGGTCATCTGGATCGCCTTCGTGCTGGGCCCGCAGCATTGGCCCACGTCGTTGTTCCTGGCGGTCAGCAGCGTCAACTACGTCTACAAGATGGGCTTTGCGATTGCCCTCATTCCCCTGCTGTACCTGATGCGCCGCGCCATTACCCGCTACCTGGGGCCGCAACGCGCGGCCGATCTGCGTGCCGCCGCCGCGGCTGACTGA
- a CDS encoding fimbria/pilus outer membrane usher protein, with protein sequence MKLKILASLVSAACSASVYADDAAPTEAGRTALSGTDLASGNATFNTNILKSRGLPADVAKYFASAKRFTAGTNYVTLQVNGASIGTTNALFDGDGQLCATPALLRLAQIGPPGKGADQWPQAAAAESGTTPRCINLADYYPQAVVKLRPDNDQLELIVPTDALRAPMAADRSLADSPGGTAAVFNYNLVNSRSDYAGGQSRSMQVLTETGLNTHGWILRSRQSYSDYNGQRRFRNLDAYAQKTFAAQHVLLQAGQINPASQLFSLPALLGAQLLPEAALQQPLSGGASASGIAQTEARVEVRQKGRLILSTLVPPGPFALTQLPIIDSNADLLVTVIEADSSQRSFGVPSGSFNVGFSQPERSLSFAIGRPDRQDLRAPDGSRPQDAWLAAVHGNVPLREWVGLSAGAVITNNYHAVAAGLNAAPTRNTNVYLRQVVSRRPKGGQLGTQLQLSGSLQLLDRLSLAASVQQQTQHFRQASDVPWAEPWRVSSGENSGNGPRLQQSLNLSYQARALGAFGLGYSRYLGFDDRSSGNVLASWSRTIGRASIMLSSERRIGSNKDRTIYLSMNLPLGSRSVNTTVARQGDRLRTRANISERVNELVAYNLTATADSGRGGSASAGLNLLPWFTRINLNGSRQKGASSFSSSLAGGVVLHGQGITFTPYPLQDTFAVISVPGIRNARIDTPYGPAWTDAAGRAIAPSLPAYAKGRLSLSTRSLPRTVDIGNGIQSLRLGRGAVAKVTFDVVHKRRALLRLLDGNGQALEKGTAIFDSRGEWISSVGTDGGVFLNEVQLQAPLLASDVNGRQCHFQYQFPEKIDPEAFYDTADITCQ encoded by the coding sequence ATGAAGCTGAAAATACTCGCAAGCCTGGTCTCGGCCGCCTGCAGCGCCAGCGTTTACGCCGATGATGCCGCGCCGACCGAAGCCGGACGCACAGCCTTATCAGGAACGGATCTGGCTTCCGGCAACGCCACCTTTAATACCAACATTCTCAAATCACGCGGTCTGCCTGCCGATGTGGCCAAGTACTTCGCATCGGCAAAGCGCTTCACCGCGGGCACCAATTACGTCACGTTGCAGGTAAATGGCGCGTCCATCGGCACGACCAACGCACTGTTTGACGGCGACGGACAGCTGTGCGCAACGCCCGCGCTGCTGCGCTTGGCGCAGATCGGGCCGCCCGGGAAAGGCGCGGACCAATGGCCGCAAGCAGCCGCTGCCGAAAGCGGCACCACGCCGCGGTGCATCAACCTTGCCGATTACTACCCGCAGGCGGTGGTTAAGCTGCGGCCCGACAATGATCAGCTGGAATTGATCGTGCCCACCGACGCGCTGCGTGCGCCCATGGCGGCCGACCGCTCGCTGGCTGACAGCCCGGGAGGAACCGCAGCGGTCTTCAACTACAACCTGGTCAATTCGCGCAGCGATTATGCAGGCGGCCAGTCACGTAGCATGCAAGTGCTCACCGAAACTGGACTGAACACACACGGCTGGATCCTGCGTAGCCGGCAGAGTTACAGCGATTACAATGGGCAACGGCGTTTCCGCAATCTTGACGCCTACGCGCAGAAAACCTTCGCTGCGCAGCACGTGCTGCTGCAGGCGGGCCAGATCAACCCAGCAAGCCAGCTGTTCTCGCTGCCTGCCCTGTTAGGCGCGCAGTTGCTGCCGGAAGCCGCCCTGCAACAGCCGTTGAGTGGCGGCGCCAGCGCCAGCGGGATCGCCCAAACAGAGGCTCGCGTGGAGGTCCGACAGAAAGGTAGGCTGATTCTTTCCACGCTGGTACCTCCTGGCCCGTTCGCCCTGACTCAGCTGCCAATCATCGACAGCAACGCCGACCTGCTGGTAACGGTAATCGAGGCGGACAGCTCCCAACGCAGCTTCGGAGTACCTTCGGGAAGCTTCAATGTTGGCTTCAGCCAACCCGAACGCTCCCTGTCTTTCGCCATTGGCCGGCCCGACCGCCAGGACCTGCGCGCCCCCGATGGCAGCCGTCCGCAGGATGCCTGGCTGGCCGCCGTTCACGGCAACGTGCCGCTGCGCGAATGGGTAGGGCTATCCGCTGGCGCCGTCATCACAAACAACTACCACGCGGTGGCCGCCGGTCTCAACGCAGCGCCCACACGCAACACCAATGTCTACCTGCGCCAAGTTGTCTCGCGCCGCCCCAAAGGTGGCCAGCTTGGTACCCAGCTGCAGCTCAGCGGCAGCCTGCAGCTGCTCGACCGGCTTTCACTGGCAGCCTCGGTGCAGCAGCAGACGCAACACTTCCGCCAGGCCAGCGACGTGCCGTGGGCAGAGCCGTGGCGCGTCAGCAGCGGCGAGAACTCGGGCAACGGTCCACGCTTGCAGCAGTCGTTGAACCTGTCTTATCAGGCCCGGGCGTTGGGGGCGTTCGGGCTGGGGTACTCGCGCTATCTCGGTTTCGACGATCGCAGCTCCGGCAATGTACTCGCCAGCTGGTCGCGCACCATCGGCAGAGCCAGCATCATGCTCAGCTCTGAACGACGCATTGGAAGCAACAAGGACCGCACGATCTACCTTTCGATGAACCTGCCACTGGGGAGCCGCAGCGTCAATACCACCGTGGCCCGACAGGGCGATCGCCTGCGCACCCGCGCCAACATCAGCGAGCGGGTCAACGAGCTCGTCGCCTACAACCTGACAGCCACGGCCGACAGCGGGCGCGGCGGCAGCGCATCAGCTGGACTTAATCTATTGCCATGGTTCACCCGGATCAACCTCAATGGCAGCCGACAGAAGGGTGCCTCCTCGTTCAGCAGCAGCCTCGCCGGCGGTGTAGTGCTACATGGCCAGGGGATCACATTTACTCCCTACCCATTGCAGGACACCTTCGCCGTAATCTCGGTGCCGGGTATCCGCAATGCCCGCATCGATACTCCCTATGGCCCTGCCTGGACCGACGCGGCCGGCCGTGCAATCGCACCAAGTCTGCCGGCCTATGCTAAGGGTCGACTGTCGCTGAGCACGCGCAGCCTGCCGCGTACGGTGGACATCGGCAATGGCATCCAGTCGTTGCGCCTCGGCCGCGGCGCGGTCGCCAAGGTCACCTTCGATGTCGTGCATAAACGGCGGGCGCTGCTGCGCCTGCTCGATGGCAACGGACAGGCGCTGGAGAAAGGCACTGCCATCTTCGACTCGCGCGGCGAATGGATCAGCTCGGTCGGCACCGACGGCGGGGTCTTTCTCAACGAGGTGCAACTACAGGCACCCCTGCTGGCTAGCGATGTCAACGGCCGTCAGTGCCACTTCCAATATCAGTTTCCGGAAAAAATCGATCCGGAGGCCTTCTACGACACCGCCGACATCACCTGCCAGTGA
- a CDS encoding helix-turn-helix transcriptional regulator, protein MATKTIYQNAYLRLVGKLRERRMSLGFSQLRLAAHLGWPQQKISSIENGSRRMDVLEFCLITSALGFSNEEISELVVGARRAARSSPIKVD, encoded by the coding sequence ATGGCTACCAAGACGATCTACCAGAACGCGTACCTCCGCTTGGTTGGTAAGCTTCGTGAGCGCCGCATGTCGTTGGGGTTTAGCCAGTTGAGGCTGGCAGCTCACCTGGGATGGCCTCAGCAGAAGATCTCGTCCATCGAGAACGGCTCCAGGCGCATGGATGTATTGGAGTTCTGCCTCATTACTTCCGCTCTTGGCTTCTCAAATGAAGAGATTTCCGAACTTGTAGTGGGAGCAAGAAGGGCAGCGCGGAGTAGCCCAATCAAGGTCGATTGA
- a CDS encoding DUF502 domain-containing protein, with protein MSLEAPALVPRPSLQRLFLTGLLTLLPIWLTWVVVKFVFVLLSGISSPLVVPLSEQIATNFPHYLGWVRAEWIQNTIALLATLLVILAVGVASRRVVGQRLLRWVGAVIKRIPLASIIYDSAKKLLDMLQTEPGSTQRVVLIDFPHRDMKSVGLVTRVIKEQGSDRELAAVYVPTTPNPTSGYLEIVPVELLTPTDWTVDQAMSFIISGGAVAPASVPFTRAGERAE; from the coding sequence ATGTCGCTCGAAGCCCCCGCCCTGGTTCCCCGCCCCTCCCTGCAGCGCCTGTTCCTGACCGGCCTGCTGACCCTGTTGCCGATCTGGCTGACCTGGGTCGTGGTGAAGTTCGTGTTCGTGCTGCTGTCGGGCATTTCCAGCCCGCTGGTGGTGCCGCTGTCCGAACAGATCGCCACCAACTTTCCGCACTACCTGGGCTGGGTACGCGCCGAATGGATTCAGAACACCATCGCCCTGCTGGCCACCCTGCTGGTGATCCTGGCGGTGGGCGTGGCCAGCCGGCGCGTGGTCGGCCAGCGCCTGCTGCGCTGGGTGGGCGCGGTGATCAAGCGCATTCCGCTGGCCAGCATCATCTACGACAGTGCCAAGAAGCTGCTGGACATGCTGCAGACCGAACCGGGCAGCACCCAGCGCGTGGTGCTGATCGACTTCCCGCACCGTGACATGAAATCGGTCGGCCTGGTCACCCGTGTCATCAAGGAACAGGGCAGCGACCGCGAACTGGCCGCGGTATACGTGCCGACCACGCCGAACCCGACCTCGGGCTATCTGGAAATCGTGCCGGTGGAACTGCTGACCCCGACCGACTGGACCGTGGACCAGGCGATGAGCTTCATCATCTCCGGCGGTGCCGTGGCCCCGGCCAGCGTGCCGTTCACCCGTGCCGGCGAACGCGCCGAGTGA
- a CDS encoding DUF885 family protein gives MPYSPRVLAAAIAALFLFSAVPSAEAAKKKASRPAAAQSRQAAKPKAKPRAAPRRAAPRPTAPARAVPRAVQLERLYDEYWDASMRLNPLQATFQGETRYNDQLPNILSAAWRQQSHDFTVEWLGKVEKVGSDGLQGQDLLSYQIFVRDARATLDAERYPSWMMPISQYYNIGSIMAILGAGAGAQPFNTVQDYDTWSRRSLGIPPLFDQAIDNMRQGMKAGVVQPRDLMEKVLPQLDAVIKPTAEESIFWSPIRTMPDSIAAEDKARISAEYKRMIELRIMPAYRALRGFIATEYLPATRESTGLGALPDGQAWYANLIVQTTASDQTAAQLHALGEQRVQELQAQIAAVMKENKLRGSQAKLLKSMRNDRQFQYVNADDLLNRYRQVQQQVSTRLPQVLDTLPKAGLEIRPVDPERALAAAAAAYQPSPAGQPGVLYVNTRDLPSRKRWSVPVQYLHEAIPGHHVQLGLQQELAKLPRFRRQGGDVAFIEGWGLYAETLGDELGAYNDPYDRIGYLYSRLLRATRVVADTGVHAQGWSKQQAVSYLQKNADMSADDASAEVERIMAQPGQALSNVAGLTTIVALRDKARAQQGAAFDLRRFHAELLKDGSMPLDVLGRKMDRWMAQPAAAATP, from the coding sequence ATGCCGTATTCCCCCCGCGTCCTGGCCGCCGCCATCGCTGCGTTGTTCCTGTTCAGTGCCGTACCGTCGGCCGAAGCAGCGAAGAAGAAGGCCAGCCGCCCCGCCGCCGCGCAGAGTCGCCAGGCCGCCAAACCCAAGGCCAAGCCGCGCGCCGCCCCACGCCGCGCTGCGCCGCGCCCCACCGCCCCGGCCCGCGCCGTGCCGCGCGCCGTGCAGCTGGAGCGCCTGTACGACGAATACTGGGATGCCTCGATGCGGTTGAACCCGCTGCAGGCCACTTTCCAGGGCGAAACCCGCTACAACGACCAGCTGCCCAACATCCTGTCGGCCGCCTGGCGCCAGCAATCGCACGATTTCACCGTGGAATGGCTGGGCAAAGTTGAAAAGGTCGGCAGTGACGGCCTGCAGGGCCAGGACCTGCTCAGCTACCAGATCTTCGTGCGCGACGCGCGCGCCACGCTGGACGCAGAACGCTACCCCAGCTGGATGATGCCGATCAGCCAGTACTACAACATCGGCAGCATCATGGCGATCCTCGGTGCCGGTGCCGGCGCCCAGCCCTTCAACACCGTGCAGGACTACGACACCTGGTCGCGCCGTTCGCTGGGCATTCCCCCGCTGTTCGACCAGGCCATCGACAACATGCGCCAGGGCATGAAGGCCGGCGTGGTGCAGCCGCGCGACCTGATGGAAAAGGTGCTGCCGCAGCTGGATGCAGTGATCAAGCCGACCGCCGAGGAAAGCATCTTCTGGTCGCCCATCCGCACCATGCCCGACAGCATTGCCGCCGAAGACAAGGCGCGCATCAGCGCCGAGTACAAGCGCATGATCGAACTGCGCATCATGCCGGCCTACCGCGCACTGCGTGGTTTCATCGCCACCGAATACCTGCCGGCCACCCGCGAAAGCACCGGCCTGGGCGCGCTGCCCGATGGCCAGGCCTGGTACGCCAACCTGATCGTGCAGACCACCGCCAGCGACCAGACCGCCGCGCAGCTGCATGCGCTGGGCGAACAGCGCGTGCAGGAGCTGCAGGCGCAGATCGCCGCGGTGATGAAGGAAAACAAACTGCGTGGTTCGCAGGCCAAGCTGCTGAAGAGCATGCGCAATGATCGCCAGTTCCAGTACGTGAACGCCGACGACCTGCTGAACCGCTACCGCCAGGTGCAGCAGCAGGTGTCCACGCGCCTGCCGCAGGTGCTGGATACGCTGCCCAAGGCCGGGCTGGAGATCCGCCCGGTCGATCCGGAACGCGCCCTGGCTGCCGCCGCAGCCGCCTACCAGCCGTCGCCGGCCGGACAGCCGGGCGTGCTTTACGTGAACACCCGCGACCTGCCCAGCCGCAAGCGCTGGAGCGTGCCGGTGCAGTACCTGCACGAAGCCATTCCCGGCCACCACGTGCAGCTGGGCCTGCAGCAGGAACTGGCCAAGCTGCCGCGCTTCCGCCGCCAGGGTGGCGATGTGGCCTTCATTGAAGGCTGGGGCCTGTATGCGGAAACCCTGGGCGATGAGCTGGGCGCCTACAACGATCCCTACGACCGCATCGGCTACCTCTACTCGCGCCTGCTGCGCGCCACCCGCGTGGTGGCCGACACCGGCGTGCACGCGCAGGGCTGGAGCAAGCAGCAGGCGGTCAGCTATCTGCAGAAGAATGCAGACATGAGCGCCGACGATGCCAGCGCCGAAGTGGAGCGGATCATGGCCCAGCCCGGCCAGGCCCTGTCCAACGTGGCCGGCCTGACCACCATCGTCGCCCTGCGCGACAAGGCCCGCGCGCAGCAGGGCGCTGCGTTCGACCTGCGCCGCTTCCATGCCGAACTGCTGAAGGACGGCTCGATGCCGCTGGATGTCCTGGGTCGCAAGATGGACCGTTGGATGGCCCAGCCCGCCGCAGCGGCCACGCCATGA
- a CDS encoding DUF1120 domain-containing protein has product MNRPTRILAASALSCALSPAFAADSVTMKVGGTLVAPSCNIALSDATVDFGDIARGSLGNTSATALPASKAKTLNASVACVGNTAIAISTVDNSEASKPTDIRSFDFGNGPVTLPTAQYAGLGRASNNAAIGAYAVRVGTVTVGTVAGGSSDAVKMLSGVDTTSLTEVSGTVYLDATKPVISAADATGNSMSGNSFNFPLTVAGNISATDNLPAEEIDLNGSTTIEVKYL; this is encoded by the coding sequence ATGAACCGTCCCACCCGGATCCTCGCTGCATCGGCATTGAGCTGTGCATTGAGCCCCGCATTTGCAGCCGACAGCGTCACCATGAAAGTTGGCGGCACGCTGGTTGCCCCAAGCTGCAACATCGCCCTGTCCGACGCGACCGTGGATTTTGGCGACATCGCACGCGGCTCTCTCGGCAACACCAGTGCTACCGCGCTGCCGGCCAGCAAAGCAAAAACGCTGAATGCCAGTGTCGCCTGCGTTGGCAACACCGCTATCGCAATCAGCACGGTGGACAACAGTGAAGCGAGCAAGCCGACCGACATCCGTTCGTTCGACTTCGGTAACGGCCCGGTCACCCTGCCCACCGCACAGTACGCCGGCCTGGGCAGGGCCAGCAACAACGCGGCCATTGGTGCCTATGCGGTCAGGGTAGGCACAGTCACGGTCGGCACGGTAGCCGGGGGTTCCAGTGACGCAGTGAAGATGTTGAGTGGAGTCGATACCACCAGCCTGACCGAAGTGAGTGGCACGGTATACCTGGACGCCACCAAGCCGGTGATCAGTGCGGCCGACGCCACCGGAAACTCGATGTCAGGAAACAGCTTCAACTTCCCGCTGACCGTGGCCGGCAACATCTCGGCCACCGACAACCTGCCTGCCGAAGAGATTGACTTGAATGGCAGCACCACGATTGAAGTGAAATATCTTTAA